From Halomicrobium salinisoli, the proteins below share one genomic window:
- a CDS encoding DEAD/DEAH box helicase, with protein MAQSDAEGESDGAYVDQPLVTPGLLEERSYQRQLADTALRDHTLVCLPTGLGKTTVSLLVTAERIQDAAWKSLLLAPTKPLVQQHAEFYREALQVPDDEIVVFTGEVRPDDRAELWEDARVVIATPQVVENDLVGNRIDLSNVTHCTFDECHRATGDYAYNYIAERYHAEADDPLVTGMSASPGGDEEGILEVCANLGLREVAVMTEDDADVAEFTHDTDVQWERVELPETVEEIRDALNDVVKERLTKLKQLGVTSSTTPDVSEKEIQRIQGRLRELMDNDQSEGYKGISLLAEVRKLRTAVTYAETQSVEALRRYFERQKEAARSSGASKADQRLVSDPSVKEAMRRAEEYDDLHPKFRRTRMLLAETLGIENGERVIVFTESRDTAETLTDFLDDHFETRKFVGQSDTEGSEGMTQTEQQETLDRFRAGEFEVLVSTSVAEEGLDVPEVDLVLFYEPVPTAIRSIQRKGRTGRQTEGRVVVLLAEDTRDEAYFWKSRQDEKRMEDELRSLKSMAGDIESRLRQADLEDYAGEPIEPADPPGGTDRGDGGQDDGGASGGDSSGGDSSDGESGDGQAGLDAFAGDDAEGATALEDDTEGGDARDDDADDSPAGSTGNEGVEAGRSEEDGVAEEEGITPEPHAEGEAVEVVADQRELDSTIARDLSTREGIETRLETLAVGDYVLSDRVAVERKTVADFLDTLTGGDRSMFEQVGDAARHYARPVVVIEGDDLYGARNVHHKAIQGALASLTVDFGASVLRTNDEDETADLLETVATREQEESDREVSVHGEKQSKTLTEQQEYVVASVAEVGPVTARTLLEHFGSVEAVMTAGEEDLLEVEGVGEVTAERIREVVGSGYDA; from the coding sequence ATGGCCCAGTCCGACGCCGAGGGAGAGAGCGACGGCGCGTACGTCGATCAGCCGCTCGTGACGCCGGGGCTGCTGGAGGAGCGCAGTTACCAGCGGCAACTGGCGGACACGGCCCTGCGCGACCACACGCTCGTCTGCCTGCCGACCGGACTGGGGAAGACCACCGTCTCGCTGCTGGTGACCGCCGAGCGGATCCAGGACGCCGCCTGGAAGTCGCTGCTGCTGGCGCCGACCAAGCCGCTCGTCCAGCAGCACGCCGAGTTCTACCGCGAGGCCCTGCAGGTGCCCGATGACGAGATCGTCGTGTTCACCGGCGAGGTCCGACCGGACGACCGGGCCGAACTGTGGGAGGACGCCCGCGTCGTCATCGCCACGCCGCAGGTCGTCGAGAACGACCTCGTCGGCAACCGGATCGACCTCTCGAACGTGACTCACTGCACCTTCGACGAGTGCCACCGCGCCACCGGCGACTACGCCTACAACTACATCGCCGAGCGCTACCACGCCGAGGCCGACGACCCGCTCGTGACGGGGATGTCCGCCTCGCCCGGCGGCGACGAGGAGGGGATCCTCGAGGTCTGCGCCAACCTCGGGCTGCGCGAGGTGGCGGTCATGACCGAGGACGACGCCGACGTCGCGGAGTTCACCCACGACACCGACGTCCAGTGGGAGCGCGTCGAACTGCCCGAGACGGTCGAGGAGATCCGCGACGCCCTCAACGACGTGGTGAAAGAGCGACTCACGAAGCTCAAGCAACTGGGCGTGACCTCCTCGACCACGCCCGACGTCTCCGAGAAGGAGATCCAGCGCATCCAGGGCCGGCTGCGGGAGCTGATGGACAACGACCAGTCGGAGGGGTACAAGGGGATAAGCCTGCTCGCCGAAGTACGAAAACTGCGGACCGCCGTCACCTACGCCGAGACCCAGAGCGTCGAGGCGTTGCGCCGGTACTTCGAGCGCCAGAAGGAGGCCGCACGCTCGTCCGGCGCCTCGAAGGCCGACCAGCGACTCGTGTCGGACCCGAGCGTCAAGGAGGCGATGCGCCGGGCCGAGGAGTACGACGACCTCCACCCGAAGTTCCGCCGGACGCGCATGCTGCTGGCCGAGACGCTCGGCATCGAGAACGGCGAGCGCGTCATCGTCTTCACGGAGTCGCGAGACACCGCCGAGACGCTGACGGACTTCCTCGACGACCACTTCGAGACCCGGAAGTTCGTCGGCCAGAGCGACACCGAGGGCAGCGAGGGGATGACCCAGACCGAACAGCAGGAGACGCTCGATCGCTTCCGGGCCGGCGAGTTCGAGGTGCTCGTCTCGACCAGCGTCGCCGAGGAGGGGCTGGACGTCCCCGAGGTGGACCTCGTCCTCTTCTACGAGCCCGTTCCCACGGCGATCAGATCCATCCAGCGGAAGGGCCGGACCGGCCGCCAGACCGAGGGTCGCGTGGTCGTCCTGCTGGCCGAGGACACCCGCGACGAGGCCTACTTCTGGAAGTCCCGCCAGGACGAGAAGCGCATGGAGGACGAGCTGCGCTCGCTGAAGTCCATGGCCGGCGACATCGAGTCGCGCCTCCGGCAGGCGGACCTCGAGGACTACGCCGGCGAGCCGATCGAACCGGCCGATCCGCCGGGCGGGACCGACCGCGGTGATGGCGGGCAAGACGACGGCGGCGCGAGCGGCGGGGACTCCAGTGGTGGGGACTCCAGTGACGGAGAATCCGGCGACGGCCAGGCCGGCCTGGACGCCTTCGCCGGCGACGACGCGGAGGGAGCCACTGCGCTGGAAGACGACACGGAGGGAGGCGATGCGCGGGACGACGACGCGGACGATTCGCCGGCCGGTTCGACCGGAAACGAAGGGGTCGAGGCCGGTCGTAGCGAAGAAGATGGAGTCGCCGAGGAAGAGGGCATCACCCCCGAACCCCACGCCGAGGGCGAGGCCGTCGAGGTCGTCGCCGACCAGCGAGAACTGGACTCGACCATCGCGCGGGACCTCTCGACGCGCGAGGGCATCGAGACTCGACTCGAAACGCTGGCCGTCGGCGACTACGTCCTCTCGGACCGCGTGGCCGTCGAGCGCAAGACCGTCGCGGACTTCCTGGACACGCTGACCGGCGGCGACCGCTCGATGTTCGAGCAAGTCGGCGACGCCGCCCGCCACTACGCCCGACCCGTCGTGGTGATCGAGGGCGACGACCTCTACGGCGCGCGCAACGTCCACCACAAGGCCATCCAGGGAGCGCTCGCGTCGCTGACCGTCGACTTCGGCGCGAGCGTCCTCCGGACGAACGACGAGGACGAGACCGCCGACCTCCTGGAGACCGTCGCCACGCGCGAGCAGGAGGAGTCGGACCGCGAGGTGAGCGTCCACGGCGAGAAGCAGTCCAAGACCCTCACCGAGCAACAGGAGTACGTCGTCGCCAGCGTCGCCGAGGTCGGCCCCGTCACCGCGCGGACGCTGCTGGAACACTTCGGCAGCGTCGAGGCGGTCATGACCGCCGGCGAGGAGGACCTGCTCGAGGTCGAGGGCGTCGGCGAGGTCACCGCCGAGCGGATCCGCGA
- a CDS encoding cation:proton antiporter regulatory subunit, whose amino-acid sequence MTIYETEVPGVGHKFEMDLDGDERLVVIIHHDGKRDVYRRPDPDADSEQLFSLTGKQARQLGSILEGAYFQPVELDEVEVPLGDAIIEWYEVGESELTGQTLKEANLRERVGVSVIAIQRGDETIPNPRPETTIEAEDTVVTIGKRDEQQALSDLLGE is encoded by the coding sequence ATGACCATCTACGAGACGGAGGTCCCGGGCGTGGGCCACAAGTTCGAGATGGACCTCGACGGCGACGAACGGCTGGTCGTCATCATCCATCACGACGGGAAGCGGGACGTCTACCGCCGGCCGGACCCCGACGCCGACAGCGAGCAGCTGTTCTCGCTGACGGGCAAACAGGCCCGTCAACTGGGGTCGATCCTGGAGGGCGCGTACTTCCAGCCCGTCGAACTCGACGAGGTGGAGGTGCCGCTGGGCGACGCCATCATCGAGTGGTACGAGGTCGGCGAGTCGGAACTGACGGGCCAGACCCTGAAGGAGGCGAACCTCCGGGAGCGGGTCGGCGTCTCGGTCATCGCCATCCAGCGCGGCGATGAGACCATTCCCAATCCCCGGCCGGAGACGACGATCGAGGCCGAGGACACCGTCGTGACCATCGGAAAGCGCGACGAGCAGCAGGCCCTCTCCGACCTCCTGGGAGAGTAA
- a CDS encoding cation:proton antiporter: MAAGLLEVGVAIAVLALAGLIALRVGLSVIPAYIVAGILVGPNPPTSVAGVSLQIVPTGEFVEIAAEIGIVLLLFFLGLEFSVGQLLSDWRRITAAGTVDFLINFGLGVALGIAFGRTPLEVAFIAGIVYISSSAIVTKSLIEQGWVANPEADSILGTLVYEDILIAVYLAVLTAVVGGAGEASAVAVDVARAFAVLGAIAAVAWYATEYVERAFDLPTDELFVLGVVGTTTLIAGAALATGVSEAVAAFFVGTAFSQTDHVEKIEDLVAPVRDFFAAVFFLSIGLATDVTLLADVALLLGVAVIATTLSKLVSGTISGRIYGLTPTRSLRTGIGLVPRGEFSLVIAALATGAGGTLAEVVPAFAVGYVLAMSVVGTVLIQEADSVTGALVPLFERS, encoded by the coding sequence ATGGCGGCTGGCCTGCTGGAGGTCGGCGTCGCGATCGCCGTCCTCGCGCTCGCCGGACTGATCGCCCTCCGGGTCGGGCTGTCGGTGATCCCCGCCTACATCGTCGCCGGGATCCTCGTCGGGCCGAACCCGCCGACCTCGGTGGCCGGCGTCTCCCTTCAGATCGTCCCGACGGGCGAGTTCGTCGAGATAGCGGCCGAGATCGGGATCGTTCTCCTCCTCTTCTTCCTCGGGCTGGAGTTCAGCGTCGGCCAGTTGCTCTCGGACTGGCGGCGGATCACCGCCGCGGGGACAGTCGACTTCCTGATCAACTTCGGACTGGGCGTCGCGCTGGGGATCGCCTTCGGGCGGACGCCGCTGGAGGTCGCCTTCATAGCGGGGATCGTCTACATCTCCTCCAGCGCCATCGTCACGAAGTCGCTGATCGAGCAGGGGTGGGTCGCCAACCCGGAGGCCGATTCCATCCTCGGGACGCTGGTGTACGAGGACATCCTGATCGCGGTGTACCTCGCCGTCCTGACCGCGGTCGTCGGCGGCGCCGGCGAGGCCTCCGCGGTCGCCGTCGACGTGGCCCGCGCGTTCGCGGTCCTCGGGGCCATCGCCGCCGTCGCCTGGTACGCCACGGAGTACGTCGAGCGGGCCTTCGACCTGCCGACCGACGAGCTGTTCGTGCTGGGCGTGGTCGGCACGACGACGCTGATCGCGGGCGCGGCGCTGGCGACCGGCGTCAGCGAGGCGGTCGCCGCCTTCTTCGTCGGGACGGCGTTCAGCCAGACCGACCACGTCGAGAAGATCGAGGACCTCGTCGCGCCCGTCCGGGATTTCTTCGCCGCCGTCTTCTTCCTCTCGATCGGGCTGGCGACGGACGTGACGCTGCTCGCCGACGTGGCGCTGCTGCTGGGCGTCGCCGTGATCGCGACGACCCTCTCGAAATTGGTCAGCGGGACGATCAGCGGCCGTATCTACGGCCTGACGCCGACGCGGTCGCTCCGCACCGGGATCGGGCTGGTGCCCCGCGGGGAGTTCTCGCTGGTCATCGCCGCGCTGGCGACCGGGGCCGGCGGCACGCTCGCGGAGGTCGTGCCGGCCTTCGCCGTCGGCTACGTCCTCGCGATGAGCGTCGTCGGGACGGTGCTCATCCAGGAGGCCGACAGCGTCACGGGGGCGCTCGTGCCGCTGTTCGAGCGGTCCTGA
- a CDS encoding dolichol kinase produces the protein MPDEVARRLVHASTTAVPLSYVLLEPVTWDVLRALLAVALVAGLALEVVRLFVGLDWRIFDRLTREYEEDNLAGYFLGAVGMAVVVFAFPPPPQVAVPAMLMLTIADPVSGLLSSGQLKTAKEGYVLLATFGVATLLAAPFVPPAAAVLGGIAATVADGVKPVIRGYVIDDNLTIPISAAVVMYATLTYLPAGLL, from the coding sequence ATGCCAGACGAAGTCGCCCGGCGGCTGGTCCACGCGAGCACGACGGCGGTGCCGCTGTCGTACGTGCTGCTCGAACCGGTCACCTGGGACGTCCTGCGGGCGCTGCTGGCCGTCGCCCTCGTCGCCGGGCTGGCGCTGGAGGTCGTCCGGCTGTTCGTCGGCCTCGACTGGCGCATCTTCGACCGGCTCACCCGCGAGTACGAGGAGGACAACCTCGCGGGCTACTTCCTGGGCGCCGTCGGGATGGCCGTCGTCGTCTTCGCCTTCCCGCCGCCGCCCCAGGTCGCCGTACCCGCCATGCTGATGCTCACCATCGCCGACCCCGTCAGCGGCCTGCTGAGCTCCGGCCAGCTCAAGACCGCCAAGGAGGGGTACGTCCTCCTGGCGACGTTCGGCGTCGCGACGCTGCTGGCCGCGCCCTTCGTCCCGCCGGCGGCGGCCGTGCTGGGCGGGATCGCCGCCACCGTCGCCGACGGCGTCAAGCCCGTCATCCGCGGCTACGTCATCGACGACAACCTCACCATCCCCATCAGCGCCGCCGTGGTCATGTACGCCACACTGACGTACCTGCCCGCCGGTCTGCTGTGA